The sequence AAATCGTCGGGAGAGTATTTCAGGGGTATCTTGATCAGCCCCCGGTTCGTTTTCGTGGTGGGAAATGTTATCATACTCGTGCTGTTCTTGAAATCGGGGGAGTTCTCAACCAAAAATGGCGAAAAACCCGCTGATGATCTTTACGAGGAGTACGTGGAAAAATGTCGGAGGAATCAGGATACATGCGTTGCAGAAGAGAAAATGGCTGCATCACAACATGGTCGTAAATATGGCGTTTGTTCTGATGAAAGGAAGATACACCGGAGTTGTTCTGACCAGAATCTCGTGAAAGCCACGGCACACGGGCACCAGCTGAGGCGGAGCATGACCGAGCAGTGCAGGAACTACAGCGGTAGTTCTTCCAAGGCGGAGGATAATATGAGCGGTGAAGAGTTCCGGAGAACGGTGGAGGCCTTTATAGCAAGGCAGCAGAGGTCTTTGAGGGAAGAGGAAAGTACTTAATGCATGTGATCTTCTTTGC comes from Henckelia pumila isolate YLH828 chromosome 4, ASM3356847v2, whole genome shotgun sequence and encodes:
- the LOC140867089 gene encoding uncharacterized protein — encoded protein: MDMLKFHDVRIEKANAISRYRRLERIATLFRFVELCFFLIIVSKFSNQFPFSLKSSGEYFRGILISPRFVFVVGNVIILVLFLKSGEFSTKNGEKPADDLYEEYVEKCRRNQDTCVAEEKMAASQHGRKYGVCSDERKIHRSCSDQNLVKATAHGHQLRRSMTEQCRNYSGSSSKAEDNMSGEEFRRTVEAFIARQQRSLREEEST